A genomic segment from Brevundimonas mediterranea encodes:
- a CDS encoding type II toxin-antitoxin system RelE/ParE family toxin, whose protein sequence is MTRVVWTIRSLRSLRSIQAYISHFNPLASQRIASRLKAAGDSLADFPERGAPIGGGRRQLTHVPPYLLRYRVVGDMVVILDIRHSAQDLD, encoded by the coding sequence ATGACTAGGGTGGTTTGGACGATCAGGTCCCTTCGGAGCCTCCGGTCGATCCAAGCCTATATTTCCCACTTCAACCCGCTGGCCAGTCAGCGCATAGCAAGTCGGCTCAAGGCCGCCGGCGATAGTCTGGCTGATTTCCCCGAACGTGGAGCGCCGATAGGCGGCGGTCGCCGCCAGTTGACGCATGTCCCACCCTATTTGCTGCGTTACCGCGTAGTGGGAGACATGGTGGTGATACTCGACATCAGACATTCCGCCCAGGACCTCGACTAG
- the moaB gene encoding molybdenum cofactor biosynthesis protein B, giving the protein MAGRIDETLPFHPLNIAVLTISDTRDETTDTSGGLLVERLTGAGHRLAGKAIVHDDVDAIRDQLKVWISGPEVDVVLTTGGTGFSPRDVTPEAVKPLFRRELEGFSVVFHLASLGTVGVATLQSRALAGQAEDTFVFCVPGSTGACRDAWDLVLAEELDSRFRPCSLVGQIPRFRGICP; this is encoded by the coding sequence ATGGCCGGAAGAATCGATGAAACTCTGCCGTTTCACCCCCTGAACATCGCGGTTCTGACCATATCGGACACCCGCGACGAAACCACGGACACCTCCGGCGGCCTCTTGGTCGAACGGCTGACCGGTGCCGGCCATAGGCTGGCCGGGAAGGCGATCGTCCACGACGATGTCGATGCGATCCGAGACCAGCTGAAGGTCTGGATCTCTGGCCCCGAAGTGGACGTCGTCCTGACGACGGGCGGCACCGGCTTTTCGCCGCGTGACGTGACCCCGGAAGCCGTCAAGCCGCTGTTCCGACGCGAGCTGGAAGGGTTTTCCGTGGTGTTCCACCTGGCCAGTCTGGGGACGGTCGGCGTGGCGACGCTGCAGTCGCGCGCCCTGGCGGGTCAGGCCGAGGACACCTTCGTCTTTTGCGTGCCCGGCTCCACCGGCGCCTGTCGCGACGCCTGGGACCTGGTGTTGGCCGAGGAACTGGACAGCCGCTTTCGCCCCTGCTCCCTCGTCGGCCAAATTCCGCGCTTCCGGGGCATCTGCCCATGA
- a CDS encoding S9 family peptidase, protein MRTILLASTILLSAGSAVAQESPSNILTPERVFSSPSLNGPVAKGVSLSPDGQLVAFLRSREDNVDVQDLWAAPTGEGEPYKLIDARALVPDAGELSEAEKARRERMRISARGVVDYSWDQQGRYILAPLEGDIFLASRADGKVRRLTETAADEIDAKVSPKGNYVSWVRDQNLVIYDLATGQETPITDDGAGLIAWATAEFIAQEEMDRDTGYWWSPDERYIALTRVDESPVDIVPRFEITGAGATMVEQRYPRAGRPNALVELYVRDQQTGARVKVDLGSNTDIYLARVDWADDGKTLYVQRQSRDQKTLDLLSVDPATGASRVILSQKAQAWVDLNNDFHVLADGRFIWSNEDSGWRHLYLYDRNGRQLRAITRGDYPVKHLDGVNEQTGEVYFTASMRDGKELPIEQQMFRASLNRTVDPVAVTPAGGWWNVSVNGPATAYVGNYSDPKTPPQSALYRIDGTRVRWIEENRLDADHAFAPYVSRLRTPEFGTIQSHGETLVWRMTTPPDFDPSKKYPVVMQVYGGPGTGAGVQKSWQPLTNQLLTEAGYIVFRVDNRGEGDRSQAFETSLYRRLGLPAVEDQALAAKWLKTLPYVDPDHIAVMGWSFGGFLSLLTLTDKNADLAAALAGAAPTEWSLYDTHYTERYMSTPQDNPEGYAATDVLPRLDDLTGRLLILHGMADDNVIFGNATRVIDALQAKSTPFEMMLYPGQRHGVRGEPRQLQQWRTYLDFLDRMIGKRAEPAAD, encoded by the coding sequence ATGCGCACAATTCTTCTCGCCTCGACCATCCTCCTCTCGGCCGGTTCAGCGGTCGCCCAGGAGTCGCCCTCCAATATCCTGACGCCCGAGCGGGTCTTCTCCAGCCCCAGCCTGAACGGCCCGGTGGCCAAGGGGGTCAGCCTGTCGCCCGACGGCCAGCTGGTGGCCTTCCTGCGCTCTCGCGAGGACAATGTGGACGTCCAGGACCTGTGGGCCGCCCCGACCGGCGAGGGCGAACCATACAAGCTGATCGACGCCCGCGCCCTGGTCCCCGACGCCGGCGAACTGTCCGAGGCAGAAAAGGCCCGGCGCGAGCGGATGCGGATCAGCGCCCGTGGCGTGGTCGACTATTCCTGGGACCAGCAGGGCCGCTACATCCTGGCGCCGCTGGAAGGCGACATCTTCCTGGCCAGCCGCGCCGACGGCAAGGTGCGCCGCCTGACCGAGACCGCCGCCGACGAGATCGACGCCAAGGTCTCGCCCAAGGGCAATTATGTCTCCTGGGTCCGCGACCAGAACCTGGTCATCTATGATCTGGCGACCGGCCAGGAGACCCCGATCACCGACGACGGCGCAGGCCTGATCGCCTGGGCCACGGCCGAGTTCATCGCCCAAGAAGAGATGGACCGCGACACCGGCTATTGGTGGAGCCCCGATGAACGCTACATCGCCCTGACCCGTGTGGACGAAAGCCCGGTGGACATCGTGCCGCGCTTCGAGATCACCGGCGCCGGCGCCACCATGGTCGAGCAGCGCTATCCCCGCGCCGGCCGCCCCAACGCCCTGGTCGAACTCTATGTCCGGGATCAGCAGACCGGCGCACGGGTCAAGGTGGACCTGGGGTCCAACACCGACATCTATCTGGCGCGGGTCGACTGGGCCGACGACGGCAAGACCCTGTACGTCCAGCGCCAGTCGCGCGACCAGAAGACGCTGGATCTGCTCAGCGTCGATCCGGCCACCGGCGCCTCTCGCGTGATCCTCAGCCAGAAGGCCCAGGCCTGGGTCGATCTGAACAACGACTTCCATGTCCTGGCGGACGGCCGTTTCATCTGGTCGAACGAGGACAGCGGCTGGCGCCACCTGTATCTGTACGACCGTAACGGCCGTCAGCTACGCGCCATCACGCGGGGCGACTATCCGGTCAAACATCTGGACGGCGTCAACGAACAGACCGGCGAGGTCTATTTCACCGCCTCGATGCGCGACGGCAAGGAACTGCCGATCGAACAGCAGATGTTCCGCGCCAGCCTGAACCGCACCGTCGATCCGGTGGCGGTGACCCCGGCCGGCGGCTGGTGGAACGTGTCGGTCAACGGGCCGGCGACGGCCTATGTCGGCAACTATTCCGATCCGAAGACCCCGCCCCAGTCGGCCCTGTACCGGATCGACGGCACGCGCGTGCGCTGGATCGAGGAGAACAGGCTCGACGCTGACCACGCCTTCGCCCCCTATGTCTCGCGGCTGCGCACGCCCGAGTTCGGCACGATCCAGAGCCACGGCGAAACCCTGGTCTGGCGCATGACCACCCCGCCGGACTTCGATCCGTCGAAGAAATATCCGGTGGTGATGCAGGTCTATGGCGGCCCCGGCACCGGCGCGGGCGTGCAGAAGAGCTGGCAGCCCCTGACCAACCAACTGCTGACCGAGGCCGGCTATATCGTCTTCCGCGTCGATAACCGCGGCGAGGGCGACCGGTCCCAGGCCTTCGAAACCAGCCTCTATCGCCGCCTGGGTCTTCCTGCGGTCGAGGATCAGGCCTTGGCCGCCAAATGGTTGAAGACGCTGCCCTATGTCGATCCTGACCATATCGCGGTCATGGGCTGGAGCTTCGGCGGCTTCCTCAGCCTGCTGACCCTGACCGACAAGAATGCGGACCTGGCGGCCGCCCTGGCCGGCGCGGCGCCGACGGAATGGAGCCTCTACGACACCCATTATACCGAACGCTACATGTCCACGCCGCAGGACAACCCCGAAGGCTACGCCGCCACCGACGTCCTGCCGCGCCTCGACGACCTGACCGGCCGGCTGCTGATCCTCCACGGCATGGCCGACGACAATGTCATATTCGGCAACGCCACCCGCGTGATCGACGCCCTTCAGGCCAAGAGCACGCCGTTCGAGATGATGCTCTATCCCGGCCAGAGACACGGCGTCCGCGGCGAACCGAGGCAACTTCAGCAATGGCGCACCTATCTCGACTTCCTGGACCGCATGATCGGCAAGCGGGCGGAACCGGCCGCCGACTGA
- a CDS encoding molybdenum cofactor biosynthesis protein MoaE has translation MDVRLVFGALSPAAELEAFLAGRTGDGAVVTFTGLARGTSRDGSTVAALTLDHYPGMTERSMRDIAEAAAARFQIEDLIVAHRCGEITPGETIVFVATASPHRRTAFEAADYLMDRLKTEAAFWKRETGPAGARWIEPVDEDRAALARWKDKTP, from the coding sequence TTGGACGTTAGACTGGTCTTCGGCGCCTTGTCTCCGGCGGCCGAGCTGGAGGCGTTCTTGGCCGGTCGGACGGGCGACGGCGCAGTGGTGACCTTCACCGGCCTCGCGCGCGGGACGTCCAGGGACGGATCGACCGTCGCCGCCCTGACGCTGGACCATTATCCCGGCATGACCGAGCGCTCTATGCGCGACATCGCCGAAGCCGCTGCGGCGCGATTTCAGATCGAGGACCTGATCGTGGCGCATCGCTGCGGCGAGATTACGCCGGGAGAAACCATTGTTTTCGTCGCCACCGCGTCGCCGCACCGGCGCACGGCCTTCGAGGCGGCGGACTATCTGATGGACAGGCTCAAGACCGAGGCCGCATTCTGGAAGCGCGAGACCGGCCCCGCCGGCGCGCGCTGGATCGAGCCCGTGGACGAAGATCGCGCCGCCCTGGCGCGCTGGAAGGACAAGACCCCCTGA
- a CDS encoding ferredoxin--NADP reductase, which produces MTDAALSPAPVKASPFNELEVLWVRHWTDSLFSFGVKRPEDFRFRSGEFVMIGLPGEDGGKPVLRAYSIASPCWAEELEFFSIKVADGPLTSRLQKIVAGDTVLMGKKPTGTLVLDALTGGERLFLIGTGTGLAPWLSVARDPETYSRFGHVYVIHTVRSVADLAYRDFFTREIHDDPLIGDEARAQLTYYPTVTREEFVTPGRITDRIKSGDFFRDLGLPEGFDPARDRAMLCGSMAMIKEAGELLETYGLKEGSNAEPADYVLERAFVG; this is translated from the coding sequence ATGACCGACGCCGCCCTCTCCCCCGCTCCCGTCAAAGCCAGCCCGTTCAACGAACTGGAGGTTCTGTGGGTCCGCCACTGGACCGACAGCCTGTTCAGCTTCGGCGTGAAACGGCCCGAGGACTTCCGCTTCCGTTCGGGCGAGTTCGTGATGATCGGCCTGCCGGGCGAAGACGGCGGCAAGCCGGTGCTGCGCGCCTATTCCATCGCCAGCCCCTGCTGGGCCGAGGAGCTGGAGTTCTTCTCGATCAAGGTCGCCGACGGTCCCCTGACCTCGCGGCTGCAGAAGATCGTGGCCGGGGACACAGTGCTGATGGGCAAGAAGCCCACCGGCACCCTGGTCCTGGACGCCCTGACCGGCGGCGAGCGGCTGTTCCTGATCGGCACGGGCACGGGCCTGGCCCCCTGGCTGAGCGTGGCGCGCGATCCGGAGACCTATTCCCGCTTCGGCCATGTCTATGTGATCCACACGGTGCGCAGCGTCGCCGACCTAGCTTACCGCGACTTCTTCACCCGCGAGATCCACGACGATCCCTTGATCGGCGACGAGGCCAGGGCGCAGCTGACCTATTATCCGACGGTCACGCGCGAGGAATTCGTGACCCCCGGCCGGATCACCGACCGCATCAAGTCGGGCGACTTCTTCCGCGACCTGGGCCTGCCCGAAGGCTTCGACCCCGCCCGCGACCGCGCCATGCTGTGCGGCTCAATGGCCATGATCAAGGAAGCGGGCGAACTGCTGGAGACCTATGGGCTCAAGGAAGGCTCCAACGCCGAGCCTGCCGACTATGTGCTGGAACGCGCCTTCGTCGGCTAG
- the moaC gene encoding cyclic pyranopterin monophosphate synthase MoaC, translating into MSGLTHLDAAGRVHMVDVGDKAVTARRAVAEGRVFCAPATLALVRDDKAPKGAVITTAELAGIMGAKRTADLIPLCHPLSLDKVSVKVAVDDDLPGFVVTAEARVSGSTGVEMEALTAVSVACLTLYDMLKAADRGMIISQVRLLSKSGGRSGDWTVEEDSAA; encoded by the coding sequence ATGAGCGGCCTCACCCATCTGGACGCCGCAGGCCGGGTGCACATGGTCGATGTCGGAGACAAGGCTGTAACGGCGCGACGCGCCGTGGCCGAAGGGCGGGTCTTCTGTGCGCCAGCCACCCTCGCCCTGGTGCGCGACGACAAGGCGCCCAAGGGCGCCGTCATCACCACTGCGGAACTGGCGGGGATCATGGGCGCCAAACGTACGGCCGATCTGATCCCGCTGTGCCATCCGTTGAGCCTAGACAAGGTGTCGGTGAAGGTGGCGGTCGACGACGATCTTCCCGGCTTTGTCGTAACGGCGGAGGCCCGTGTCAGCGGCTCCACTGGGGTTGAGATGGAGGCCCTGACCGCCGTCTCGGTGGCCTGCCTCACCCTTTACGACATGCTGAAGGCCGCCGACCGCGGCATGATTATCAGCCAGGTGAGGCTCTTGTCCAAGTCCGGCGGACGCTCGGGCGATTGGACCGTCGAGGAGGACAGCGCCGCGTGA
- a CDS encoding Hpt domain-containing protein encodes MARRDLTGAVDFSVLEAMTGGDASISEEVLGLFVEQAALWSVLLNPKADGWRDGVHTIRGAAAGIGAGDLASICAEAEAAEQTLAAPALDRVKTALDVALADVAAYRHELMLRGLRG; translated from the coding sequence ATGGCGCGCCGCGATCTGACCGGCGCCGTCGACTTCAGCGTGCTTGAGGCCATGACCGGCGGCGACGCGTCGATTTCGGAAGAGGTGCTGGGCCTGTTCGTCGAACAGGCCGCCCTCTGGTCTGTGCTGCTGAACCCCAAGGCCGACGGCTGGCGCGACGGGGTGCACACCATTCGGGGCGCGGCGGCAGGGATCGGGGCCGGCGACCTGGCGTCGATCTGCGCCGAGGCGGAAGCGGCGGAACAGACCCTGGCGGCGCCGGCGCTGGACCGGGTCAAGACGGCGCTGGATGTCGCCCTGGCCGACGTGGCCGCCTATCGCCACGAGCTGATGCTGCGAGGGCTGCGAGGCTAG
- the chrA gene encoding chromate efflux transporter produces MIHPAPKGNAAEGAAQGSAGEVFFTFLKLGLTAFGGPIAHLGYFRDEIVLRRKWLNEAAYADLVALCQFLPGPASSQVGFALGLMRAGPLGALAAWAAFTLPSAAALVLFAYGAQSLGGPIALALVHGLKLVAVAIVAQAVVGMAMTLTPDAQRAGIAVGATLIVSLAAGGLTQVAAITMGAILGLVVCRGAPQAPVQPLPFPVSRRAGAAALLVFGVLLLGLPFLVIATDSHGWALFEAFYRSGAMVFGGGHVVLPLLQAGVVGPGWVGEDVFLAGYGAAQAVPGPLFTFSAYLGFIGAPAPNGLGGAFIALIGVFLPGLLILVGVVPFWGGVRTRPAAQAALRGANAAVVGILAAALYDPVWESAVLSPIDLTLAAAGFVLLVPFRTPPWLVVLSLVASSMAVSLVVG; encoded by the coding sequence GTGATCCATCCAGCACCAAAAGGAAACGCCGCCGAAGGCGCGGCGCAGGGTTCGGCAGGCGAGGTCTTCTTTACCTTTCTGAAGTTGGGCCTGACCGCGTTCGGCGGACCGATCGCTCATCTCGGGTATTTTCGCGACGAGATTGTTTTGCGTCGTAAATGGCTCAACGAGGCCGCCTATGCGGACCTTGTGGCGCTTTGTCAGTTCCTGCCCGGACCTGCGTCTAGTCAGGTGGGATTTGCGCTGGGTCTGATGCGGGCGGGCCCCTTAGGCGCCCTGGCGGCCTGGGCCGCATTCACGCTTCCCTCGGCAGCAGCTCTGGTTCTGTTTGCCTATGGCGCACAGTCCTTGGGTGGCCCGATCGCGCTCGCCTTAGTCCATGGGCTCAAGCTCGTCGCCGTCGCTATCGTTGCGCAAGCCGTGGTGGGCATGGCGATGACGCTCACGCCGGACGCTCAGCGGGCAGGCATCGCTGTTGGAGCGACGCTGATTGTATCCTTGGCGGCGGGGGGACTGACACAGGTCGCCGCGATCACCATGGGCGCGATCTTGGGGCTCGTCGTCTGCCGTGGCGCACCCCAGGCTCCCGTTCAGCCGCTTCCCTTTCCTGTCAGCCGGCGGGCCGGCGCTGCGGCTCTGTTGGTCTTCGGCGTCTTGCTGTTGGGCTTGCCTTTCCTCGTCATCGCCACGGATTCTCACGGCTGGGCGCTTTTCGAAGCCTTCTATCGCTCAGGAGCAATGGTGTTTGGCGGTGGCCATGTCGTCTTGCCCTTGCTGCAGGCCGGCGTCGTGGGACCGGGCTGGGTTGGCGAAGACGTCTTCCTTGCCGGCTATGGCGCCGCGCAGGCCGTGCCGGGACCGCTTTTCACCTTCTCCGCCTATCTGGGTTTTATAGGTGCCCCTGCGCCCAACGGCCTGGGCGGCGCGTTCATCGCCTTGATTGGCGTCTTCCTGCCCGGTCTCTTAATTTTGGTCGGCGTGGTCCCTTTCTGGGGCGGCGTGCGGACGCGGCCCGCCGCGCAAGCCGCACTGCGAGGGGCCAACGCCGCCGTCGTGGGTATTCTTGCGGCGGCGCTCTATGATCCGGTTTGGGAGAGCGCGGTCCTATCGCCTATCGATTTGACCTTGGCTGCTGCTGGCTTCGTTCTGCTCGTTCCCTTTCGGACGCCGCCCTGGCTCGTCGTCTTGAGCCTTGTCGCTTCCAGCATGGCGGTCTCTCTCGTCGTCGGCTGA
- a CDS encoding MoaD/ThiS family protein has translation MTRILYFGRVAEKLGTEGALELPAEGLTVREIRRRLADQDEVAADALIRSDVRASVDQVIAGEDALARPDQEIAFFSIFSGG, from the coding sequence ATGACCCGCATCCTCTATTTTGGCCGCGTCGCTGAAAAGCTGGGCACAGAAGGCGCCCTGGAGCTGCCTGCCGAAGGTTTGACCGTACGTGAGATAAGACGCCGCCTCGCCGATCAGGACGAGGTCGCCGCCGACGCCCTGATACGCTCCGACGTGCGCGCCTCGGTGGATCAGGTCATCGCCGGCGAGGACGCCCTGGCCCGACCGGACCAAGAGATCGCCTTCTTCTCCATCTTTTCGGGGGGATGA
- a CDS encoding amino acid permease, whose product MAFWNRRRSIDVMTAPHDGPRLKPTLSWPHLLALGVGAIVGTGILTLIGVGAGLAGPAVLISFGLAGLVCACAALAYAELSTMMPAAGSAYTYSYAVLGEMIAWVVGWSLILEYSLVVSAVAVGWSGYAVGFLSGLGVDLPAALVAGPHAGGIINLPAVAIIGVVTGLLLLGTKESATLNAVLVVIKIAALVVFVAIALPAFKPENFTPFMPNGFGAPFVQTGVMAAAAIIFFAFYGFDAISTAAEETKKPERDLAIGIVGSMLVCTALYLVVAAAAIGARPVADFADSPEPLALILRQMGQGTAAQWIAAAAVIALPTVLLAFLFGQSRIFLGMARDGLLPRRLAKVSARGVPAVVTVFTAVVVAILAGLLPLDELASLANAGTLAAFCSVGVCLVVLRIREPNRKRVFKAPLWPLVGAISVIGCIVFFLSLKPVTQVGFVVWNLIGVAIYLLWSSKNSRLAKGEEEAA is encoded by the coding sequence ATGGCCTTCTGGAACCGGCGTCGTTCGATCGACGTCATGACGGCGCCGCACGACGGACCACGCCTGAAGCCGACGCTCAGCTGGCCGCACCTGCTGGCCCTGGGCGTGGGCGCCATCGTCGGCACCGGCATTCTGACCCTGATCGGGGTCGGGGCGGGGCTGGCGGGGCCGGCGGTGCTGATCAGTTTCGGCCTGGCCGGCCTGGTCTGCGCCTGCGCCGCCCTGGCCTATGCCGAACTGTCGACCATGATGCCGGCGGCGGGCAGCGCCTATACCTATTCCTACGCCGTCCTGGGCGAGATGATCGCCTGGGTGGTGGGCTGGAGTCTGATCCTGGAATATTCGCTGGTGGTCAGCGCCGTGGCGGTGGGCTGGTCCGGTTACGCCGTCGGCTTCCTCAGCGGTCTGGGCGTCGATCTGCCGGCCGCCCTGGTCGCCGGGCCCCACGCCGGCGGGATCATCAACCTGCCGGCCGTGGCCATCATCGGGGTGGTGACGGGCCTGCTGCTGCTGGGCACCAAGGAGAGCGCGACGCTGAACGCCGTGCTGGTGGTGATCAAGATCGCCGCCCTGGTGGTCTTTGTCGCCATCGCCCTGCCGGCCTTCAAGCCCGAGAACTTCACCCCCTTCATGCCCAACGGCTTCGGCGCCCCCTTCGTCCAGACCGGGGTGATGGCGGCGGCGGCCATCATCTTCTTCGCCTTCTATGGGTTCGACGCCATTTCGACGGCGGCCGAGGAGACCAAGAAGCCCGAGCGCGACCTGGCCATCGGCATCGTCGGCTCCATGCTGGTCTGCACGGCCCTGTATCTGGTGGTCGCGGCCGCCGCCATCGGCGCCCGGCCGGTGGCGGATTTCGCCGACAGCCCCGAGCCCCTGGCCCTGATCCTGCGCCAGATGGGGCAGGGGACGGCGGCCCAGTGGATCGCGGCGGCGGCGGTGATCGCGCTTCCGACCGTGCTGCTGGCCTTCCTGTTCGGCCAGAGCCGCATCTTCCTGGGCATGGCGCGCGACGGCCTGCTGCCGCGCCGCCTGGCCAAGGTGTCGGCGCGCGGCGTGCCGGCGGTGGTGACGGTCTTTACGGCTGTGGTGGTGGCGATCCTGGCCGGCCTGCTGCCGCTGGACGAACTGGCCTCCCTGGCCAATGCGGGCACCCTGGCGGCCTTCTGTTCGGTGGGAGTGTGCCTGGTCGTGCTGCGGATTCGCGAGCCGAATCGCAAACGGGTGTTCAAGGCGCCGCTGTGGCCCCTGGTCGGCGCGATCAGCGTGATCGGCTGCATCGTCTTCTTCCTGAGTCTGAAGCCCGTCACCCAGGTGGGCTTCGTCGTCTGGAACCTGATCGGCGTGGCCATCTATCTGCTGTGGTCGTCGAAGAACTCGCGCCTGGCCAAGGGTGAGGAAGAGGCCGCCTGA
- a CDS encoding chorismate mutase: MHHPALVAVDARVDPAECQSMAEVRQGVDALDRALVALLAERQRYMEAAARIKPDRDAVFDQARIDDVVAKVLTAAETHHLAPEIAEPVWRLLIDRCIAHEFAVYDRTRS; this comes from the coding sequence ATGCACCACCCTGCCCTTGTCGCCGTCGACGCCCGCGTCGATCCCGCCGAATGCCAGTCGATGGCCGAGGTCCGCCAGGGCGTCGACGCCCTGGACCGCGCCCTGGTCGCCCTGCTGGCCGAACGCCAGCGCTATATGGAGGCGGCCGCCCGCATCAAGCCCGACCGCGACGCCGTCTTCGACCAGGCCCGCATCGACGACGTCGTGGCCAAGGTCCTGACCGCCGCCGAAACCCACCACCTGGCGCCCGAGATCGCCGAGCCGGTCTGGCGCCTGCTGATCGACCGCTGCATCGCCCACGAGTTCGCGGTCTACGACCGGACTCGGAGCTAA
- a CDS encoding molybdopterin molybdotransferase MoeA, protein MTDFDTALARLLAQANPLGSEVVALEAASGRVLATDLKARGAAPRTAVSAMDGYAVRDVDLSILPARLPIASVAFAGRGDLPVLPSKTCVRVFTGGPVPTGADRVVVQEEVGRDGELALFATAPGPGRHIRAAGSDFEAGDVLLAAGTRLGYRALVAAAAADVAALSVVRQPRVVILSTGDELAAPGQSLETAGSIPESVSFGVAALVEASGGQVLDRRRLADAPDQLKAAARLALDTADVVVVTGGASVGDKDYARSMFAGFGLDLIFSKVAMKPGKPVWFGRAGRELVMGLPGNPTSAMVTARLFLAPLIAGLAGRDPAERLAWRDMILTEALKPCGDRETFERGRPDGDGVAGLKVQDSATQKALAGADLLIRRRPGAPGLPPGDMVPVLDF, encoded by the coding sequence GTGACGGATTTCGATACGGCCCTGGCCCGCCTCCTAGCCCAGGCGAATCCGCTCGGTTCCGAAGTCGTCGCGCTCGAAGCGGCGAGCGGACGCGTGCTGGCGACCGATCTCAAGGCGCGTGGCGCCGCGCCGCGGACGGCGGTCTCGGCCATGGACGGCTATGCCGTTCGCGACGTCGATCTGTCGATCCTGCCGGCGCGCTTGCCGATCGCCTCGGTGGCCTTCGCAGGGCGCGGCGACCTTCCCGTCCTGCCGTCCAAGACCTGCGTGCGGGTCTTCACGGGAGGCCCTGTGCCGACCGGAGCCGACCGCGTCGTGGTCCAGGAGGAAGTCGGCCGCGACGGCGAACTGGCCCTATTTGCGACGGCGCCGGGACCAGGACGTCACATCCGGGCCGCCGGTTCTGATTTCGAAGCCGGCGACGTGCTGCTGGCGGCGGGGACCCGGCTCGGCTACCGCGCCCTGGTGGCCGCCGCCGCCGCCGATGTCGCCGCCCTTTCCGTCGTGCGCCAACCCCGGGTCGTCATTCTGAGCACCGGCGATGAACTGGCGGCGCCGGGCCAGTCTCTGGAGACAGCCGGCAGTATTCCCGAAAGCGTGTCGTTCGGCGTCGCCGCCCTGGTTGAAGCCAGCGGCGGCCAGGTCCTGGACCGCCGTCGTCTGGCCGACGCCCCCGACCAGCTCAAGGCCGCCGCCCGTCTTGCCCTTGATACGGCCGACGTGGTCGTGGTCACAGGCGGGGCCTCGGTGGGCGACAAGGACTACGCCCGTTCGATGTTCGCCGGATTCGGCCTGGACCTGATTTTTTCCAAGGTGGCCATGAAGCCAGGCAAGCCGGTCTGGTTCGGACGCGCCGGTCGCGAACTGGTCATGGGCCTGCCAGGCAATCCGACATCCGCCATGGTCACGGCGCGTCTGTTTCTGGCGCCCTTGATCGCGGGCCTGGCGGGCCGCGATCCGGCCGAACGGCTGGCCTGGCGGGACATGATCCTGACCGAAGCCCTCAAGCCTTGCGGCGACCGCGAGACCTTTGAACGGGGGCGTCCCGACGGCGATGGCGTCGCCGGGCTCAAGGTCCAGGATTCGGCGACCCAGAAGGCGCTGGCCGGCGCCGACCTCCTGATCCGCCGGCGCCCAGGCGCGCCAGGCCTGCCCCCCGGCGACATGGTCCCGGTTCTGGACTTCTGA
- a CDS encoding antitoxin: MAHQEPSVFSQPDPEADARSLEEAEADFAAGRVVPHEEVAKWLLTWGTPEEGPPPESWGLDD; this comes from the coding sequence ATGGCGCATCAGGAACCTTCTGTCTTCAGCCAGCCTGACCCCGAGGCGGACGCCCGATCCCTGGAAGAGGCGGAGGCCGATTTCGCGGCCGGCCGGGTCGTCCCGCATGAAGAGGTCGCAAAGTGGCTTCTGACCTGGGGCACACCTGAGGAAGGCCCGCCGCCGGAGTCTTGGGGCCTGGATGACTAG